The Bacillus sp. Y1 genome includes the window ACTTTTTGCCAAGAATGTATATTAAGTATTCCACTACCATTGAGGATTTTGGAAAGATTGTAGAAGGAAGATGAAAACATTACTATGGTGCATATATGGATGTAACAGCTGCTTACCAGGCAGCTTTTCTTGTTCAATGGATAATTTATAGTGGAAATATGATGAAAACTCATCAAATCTGCTATTGTATTTTTTTAGTAATGCAAGAGATAATAAAAATGACGGAAAATATGATTTAAGGTGTGGCTTACTTGTATTATTTATTAGCTATTGGATTGATTGGATTAGGAATAGTAGGACTGTATGTGACTATTTTTAAATATACAAAAGAGCAATACAAGTCGGTGAAATTCACAGGAACGGGTCAAGGTTTAGATGGTGCTATCTTCGCAGCCATTATGAATGTACTTCCGTGGTGGATGGTCAAAGCTTTTCTAATTTTTAGTAGTGTGGTTGCGGTATTTATAGGCGTCATGACCCTTATAACGATGTAAAAACCAGTTTGACCTAATGTTGCCAGATATAAGGTTAGGGAATGTTGTGGACCGCAAAAATAGATAAAATTCTTATTAAATGATCCCTTAGGTGAATATATATGAAAAAGAATGTAATCATTATTTCATTGTTGTTACTTTGTTTATTTGCATATGGTGTCTACTGGCTGTTATTTGATATTAATCGAATAAATCCAGGAGAATTTATTTCACAATCTACTTCCCCTAACAGTGATTACACGATAAAAGCTTATGTAAATAATGGTGGGGCAACAACAGATTATGCTGTTCTAGGAGTATTGTATTTCAATGAAGAGAATAGAAGGCCAAAGAATATATATTGGAACTATCATGAGGAACAAGCGGAAATAAAGTGGGAAAATGAAAATACGGTTGTTATTAATGGCCATAAATTAAAGATACCTAACGAAACATACGATTTTAGAAAAGATTAATTTTTCGATGACCGTATAGTGTAACTGGAAGGTATTACGATTTTTATGATATTAAGTACGCTGAAATTTAGAGCGAAGTTAGTTTCAAGTAATGAGAAAATAGCTTCTTGTACGAACTCTGTTAGACTGAAACTTTTCCCTTGTTTAATCGTAAATAAGCAAGTGACAAATCGTTCTATGGAGGGGATAGAATGAAATTCATTGTTCTTCTAGCGGTTCTGCTTCTGTTGTTTTTTGTATTAGAAAAAGTAATCAATAAGTTCCTTGGAGTAGAAAAAAAGAAAATCTCTGATACACCTGGGAAAAAGATTGACCAATGGGGAAGAGGGATCACTCTTTTCATTTTTTTATTCGCATTATGGTTTGTGGTAGATAGTGATTCGTTCCTTGTAAAAAAGCTGTTTTGGATGAGTTACCTTATCCTTTTAGGAGGATTTCAAGCGGTTCTAGAATTTATTTATCTAAAGAATACTAAGCAATATATTACGACAGTAATTATGGTAATAGTAACTCTGATCTTTATTTTTAATATGGAACTTTTTATATAGATTTATAGTAAAAATTCTAGACTCTTTTCCGGGTGATTATAGTCTTCATTACTATGAGACTCTCAACTTTTTGTTCCCCAATGATAGTTTTTATGTTTAAATGAGGACAGAAAAGGGAGAGGATGGATCCAATGGCAGAATTTACGAATGTAACAATCTCTACGAAAGCAAATATTTACTTTGAGGGAAAGGTAACTAGTAGAACGGTAGTTTTTCAAGATGGAACCCGAAAAACGTTAGGAATTATGCTTCCGGGAGAATATGAATTTTCAACATCTCAAAAAGAAGAGATGGATATTCAAACGGGAGTACTTGAATATAAATTACAGGGACAAGATTGGAAAACGATCGAAAATAATGGCGTGTTTTATGTGCCTGCAAACGAAAGCTTTTCTTTAAAAGTTCATTCGGTTGTTGATTATTGTTGTTCTTATCTTTCTGAGGAGTAAATTGTTAAATATATCATAAAAAAAGACCGGCACACTGACTAATTGGGCAGTGTCCGGTCTTTTTTTTGGTAAAATATTCTTGACTCTATGTAAAGTTTATTATACATTATGTATAACAAGTTTAACATGATGTAAAAGTAAATTGACAAGGGAGGTTCTTTATGACGTATCAAGAAAAGAAAAGTATCGTATCATTGATTAGTGCTATTCTCATTTTCGGATTTTATTGTTTGTATATGTACCCTCAGTATCCCGAAGGGGGGCTAGAGTCTTCTGAAGCCTTTCGTTTTTGGGGTAGTTTCGTCCTCATCTTGACTGTCGTTTCAATCGTCGCACACATCGTAATCAGCATCATCTTTAACATCATCTTTAGAATGACAACCAGAGAAAAGGAACCAAAATTTGCGGATGAATTGGATAAGTTAATCGACTTGAAAGCGTTCCGAAACTCGTTTTTTGTGTTTGTCATCGGCTTTCTTCTTGCCATGGGATCACTGATCATCTATCAGCCGTTACACGTCATGTTCATGATTCTGATCATTTCGGGCTTTATTTCCGATGTGACCGGATCGGCTACAAAACTTTATCACTATCGGAGAGGAGTCTAAAATGGGTAAAAATCTTGTCGGCAATCACATTCGAAGATTACGATTCAATCATGATGAAATGACCCAGCAGCAATTAGCTGACAAGGTGGGCGTAACAAGACAAACCATCGTGGCTCTCGAAAAGGGAAACTACTCCCCATCTCTTGAACTCGCTTTTCGCATTGCTCACGCCTTTCACTTACCGTTGGAAGAAGTATTCTTTTATGGAGATGACCCAACGCAGTAAGAATTATTGATTGTTTTTGCTTTACCGTTTGTCATTTTATGAACAGAAGGGGATAAGTAAATGAAGTCAAACCAAAAAGCAGCCAAAATAGTGGGAGTATTGTTTATTCTTGCAGCCGTATCGGCGGTAGCAGGTGTGATGTTATACGATCCGATCCTAAACGGTTCCGATTACTTGATCAATGGTTCCAAACACGCCAACCAAGTCATATTGGGAGCACTAATGGAATTAATTCTTGTCGTTTCAGCGGTTGGTACAGCAACTACAATGTTTCCGATTTTAAGAAGGTATAACGAAACCATCGCTTTATGGCATGTTTGTTTTCGGTTTCTTGAAGCGATTGTCATTACGGTTGGTGTGATCAGTGTGCTGTCTCTTTTGACTTTAAGTCAGGAATTGGTTGCTGCTGGAGCTCCAGATGTAGCAGCTTTTCAAACGTCAGGTACCGTATTAAAAGCCATCCATGAATGGACATTTATGCTAGGTCCCAATTTCATGCTCGGTATCAATACGTTGATGTACAGTTATATATTTTATAAAACCAAGCTCGTACCAAGGTTTATCCCAATCTTAGGTATGACAG containing:
- a CDS encoding DUF5412 family protein, with translation MKKNVIIISLLLLCLFAYGVYWLLFDINRINPGEFISQSTSPNSDYTIKAYVNNGGATTDYAVLGVLYFNEENRRPKNIYWNYHEEQAEIKWENENTVVINGHKLKIPNETYDFRKD
- a CDS encoding DUF4181 domain-containing protein, coding for MKFIVLLAVLLLLFFVLEKVINKFLGVEKKKISDTPGKKIDQWGRGITLFIFLFALWFVVDSDSFLVKKLFWMSYLILLGGFQAVLEFIYLKNTKQYITTVIMVIVTLIFIFNMELFI
- the ppnP gene encoding pyrimidine/purine nucleoside phosphorylase, translating into MAEFTNVTISTKANIYFEGKVTSRTVVFQDGTRKTLGIMLPGEYEFSTSQKEEMDIQTGVLEYKLQGQDWKTIENNGVFYVPANESFSLKVHSVVDYCCSYLSEE
- a CDS encoding helix-turn-helix transcriptional regulator, translated to MGKNLVGNHIRRLRFNHDEMTQQQLADKVGVTRQTIVALEKGNYSPSLELAFRIAHAFHLPLEEVFFYGDDPTQ
- a CDS encoding DUF4386 domain-containing protein, which encodes MKSNQKAAKIVGVLFILAAVSAVAGVMLYDPILNGSDYLINGSKHANQVILGALMELILVVSAVGTATTMFPILRRYNETIALWHVCFRFLEAIVITVGVISVLSLLTLSQELVAAGAPDVAAFQTSGTVLKAIHEWTFMLGPNFMLGINTLMYSYIFYKTKLVPRFIPILGMTGATLVFICALLVMFDVIEQVSVWGGLLALPVAANEMILAVWLIMKGFNSSALASLFSKKE